A window from Citrus sinensis cultivar Valencia sweet orange chromosome 3, DVS_A1.0, whole genome shotgun sequence encodes these proteins:
- the LOC102619216 gene encoding zinc finger BED domain-containing protein RICESLEEPER 1-like, translated as MTEVNRDGKVKAACKHCKKEFPADSKDGTTRLWNHLHRCRDNPKRKGPGGRDRDDQHQSLSPSIKTKELASLIKEKEKSIRGLIKHWFDPEGDTSDPWVFISRRDEILQLLKSRKDEILQLYQEEKENLCQFLKKLSCRFTLQIANGRVLVVHYINDCWERQSKIISFWEDPLDDFENLVEAVKQSCLDWKIDTNICFLLHVERNDPEDERHDEIAEMLRGFSQRRSLPFAGCLLDAVYLLDYIYGKLWTVDYLQDGIESLSVWADYVYNKDRRFFLLDGALKRAISWLKWPDASFCGLLDCFETMGGLKEVFSALEQFDSDFRSINLSKQKWDEVTATLEHLKFLKDVADSFWWETVDIPIIVDLPYVHKILTDRCNHTIEDCLFCQEVMKEATDLFFSKHYLVRVIAVILDPRFKMDGLQLRYKEIYGSDADRYLEKVNKDFRDVYNEYAPPDSSNSKSYEMLDALGRPSSPKSELDRYFDLLKVPRDKQFDILAWWRSNAPSFPTLARMARDYLALGITSADDAAKRALFDLIDDVDCIYGFREIPEIITPLVCLKGILSSVEN; from the coding sequence ATGACAGAAGTCAACAGAGATGGAAAAGTCAAGGCTGCATGCAAACATTGTAAGAAGGAGTTTCCCGCTGACAGCAAGGACGGAACCACACGTCTCTGGAATCATTTGCACAGATGCCGAGATAACCCTAAGAGAAAAGGGCCTGGTGGTCGTGATAGGGATGATCAACATCAATCACTGTCCCcatcaatcaaaacaaaagagtTAGCCAGtcttattaaagaaaaagaaaaatctattcgtGGTCTGATCAAGCACTGGTTCGACCCAGAAGGAGATACTAGTGACCCATGGGTGTTCATTTCGAGAAGAGATGAAATACTCCAACTGTTAAAGTCAAGAAAGGATGAAATACTCCAACTCTACcaagaagagaaggaaaatctttgccaatttcttaaaaaactCTCTTGTCGTTTCACCCTACAAATTGCTAATGGACGTGTCTTGGTAGTACACTATATTAATGATTGTTGGGAACGGCAGAGCAAGATTATTAGTTTTTGGGAAGATCCTCTTGATGATTTCGAGAATTTGGTAGAAGCTGTGAAACAATCATGCTTGGATTGGAAGATCGACACGAATATATGCTTTCTACTTCATGTTGAGCGAAATGATCCAGAAGACGAACGGCATGACGAAATTGCAGAGATGTTAAGGGGGTTTAGTCAACGACGTTCACTCCCTTTTGCCGGCTGCCTACTTGACGCTGTTTATTTACTGGATTATATTTATGGTAAATTGTGGACCGTAGATTACTTGCAGGATGGGATAGAGTCCTTATCGGTCTGGGCTGATTATGTGTATAACAAGGACCGTAGATTCTTTCTGTTGGACGGTGCCCTAAAACGAGCGATTTCCTGGCTCAAATGGCCTGACGCTTCTTTCTGTGGTCTTTTAGATTGCTTCGAGACGATGGGGGGCTTGAAAGAAGTATTTTCAGCGCTGGAGCAATTCGATTCCGATTTTAGGTCaattaatttaagtaaacAAAAATGGGATGAGGTAACTGCCACGCTCGAGcatttgaaattcttgaagGATGTTGCTGACAGCTTCTGGTGGGAGACAGTAGACATTCCAATAATTGTAGATCTTCCGTACGTGCATAAGATATTAACGGATCGGTGCAACCACACCATTGAAGATTGTCTTTTTTGCCAAGAAGTGATGAAGGAAGCGACTGATCTATTTTTTAGCAAACATTATTTGGTTAGAGTCATTGCAGTAATTCTTGACCCACGGTTCAAAATGGATGGTCTGCAACTTCGTTACAAAGAGATTTATGGCAGTGACGCTGACAGATACCTTGAGAAAGTGAACAAAGATTTTAGAGACGTTTATAATGAATATGCACCACCAGACTCCAGCAATTCAAAGTCATATGAAATGCTAGACGCCCTGGGAAGGCCTTCATCACCAAAATCAGAGCTCGATCGCTATTTCGATTTGCTTAAAGTTCCTAGAGATAAACAGTTTGACATACTAGCATGGTGGCGTAGCAATGCTCCGTCTTTTCCGACACTAGCAAGAATGGCTCGTGATTACTTAGCATTAGGAATAACTTCTGCTGATGACGCTGCCAAGCGTGCCTTGTTTGACCTGATCGATGACGTAGACTGTATTTATGGATTTCGTGAAATACCCGAGATAATAACGCCTTTGGTATGCTTAAAAGGAATTTTGAGTAGCGTTGAAAATTAG